The stretch of DNA GCTGTGGCGAGCGCGGAAACGAAATGACACAGGTTCTTGAGGACTTCAGCAAGCTGATCGACCCGAAATCCGGAAACCTGATGATGGACCGTACCACACTGATCGCCAACACTTCCAACATGCCGGTTGCAGCCCGTGAGGCTTCCATTTACACAGGTGTTACACTTGCGGAATATTACCGTGATATGGGTTATGACGTAGCAATCATGGCAGACTCCACATCCCGATGGGCCGAGGCTCTCCGTGAGCTTTCCGGACGTCTGGAGGAGATGCCTGCAGAGGAAGGCTTCCCTGCGTATCTGGCAAGTAAGCTTTCCGCCTTCTATGAGCGCGCGGGAATGATGCAGAACCTGAACGGAACAGAAGGTTCCGTATCTATTATCGGTGCAGTTTCCCCTCAGGGCGGTGATTTCTCCGAGCCGGTCACACAGAATACCAAACGTTTTGTCCGCTGTTTCTGGGGACTGGACAAGGCTCTTGCCTATGCCCGTCACTTCCCTGCCATCCAGTGGCTGACCAGCTACAGCGAATATCTGGAGGACCTGACTCCCTGGTACAGAGAGCATGTCTCCCCGAAATTCGTTTATGACAGAAACCAGATCATGGCTATCCTCAACCAGGAAAGCTCTCTTATGGAGATCGTCAAGCTGATCGGAAGCGATGTTCTTCCGGATGATCAGAAGCTGACGCTGGAGATCGCCAGGGTTATCCGTCTGGGCTTCCTGCAGCAGAATGCTTTTCACCAGGAGGACACCAGTGTTCCTATGGAAAAGCAGTTCCTGATGATGGAAACCATCCTCTATCTCTACGAAAAATGCCGTGCCCTTGTAAACCGTGGCATGCCGGTTTCCGTGCTGAAGGAGGATAAGATCTTTGAACGTATCATCGCCATCAAATACGAGGTTCCAAATAAAGAGCCGGAGCGTTTTGATGAATATCATAAAGATATCGACCGCTTCTACGACAATGTACTGGAAAGAAACGGTTAAAGGAGGGATCAGTTTATGGCAATCGAATATCTTGGCCTGAGTGAAATAAACGGCCCTCTTGTTGTCCTTGAGGGTGTAAAAAATGCATCTTACGAGGAGATCGTGGAATTCCACATGGAGGACGGCACTCAGAAGATCGGCCGTATCGTGGAAATCTATGAGGACAAGGCCGTTATCCAGGTTTTTGAGGGAACTGACAATATGTCCCTCGGCAATACACACACACGTCTTACCGGACATCCTATGGAGATCGGGCTTTCCCCTGAGATCCTGGGACGTACCTTTAACGGTATCGGCCAGCCCATTGACGGGCTTGGCGAGATCACACCGGAGGTCAGCCTGAACATTAACGGGCTTCCGCTGAATCCGGTAACCCGTGAATATCCACGAAACTATATCAACACCGGTATCTCCGCTATCGACGGACTGACAACACTGATCCGCGGCCAGAAGCTGCCGATCTTTTCCGGTAACGGTCTTCCACATGATAAGCTGGCTGCACAGATCGTTCAGCAGGCTTCCCTGGGAGCAGATTCCGATGAAAAATTCGCCATTGTTTTTGCGGCAATGGGCGTCAAATATGACGTAGCTGAATTCTTCCGCAGAACCTTTGAGGAAAGCGGTGCCTCCGACCACGTTGTGATGTTTTTGAACCTTGCAAACGATCCGGTTGTAGAACGTCTTCTGACACCGAAGATCGCCCTCACTGCCGCTGAGTATCTTGCTTTTGAAAAAGGCATGCACATCCTGGTAATCCTTACAGATATCACCTCCTTCTGCGAGGCCATGCGAGAGGTTTCCTCCTCCAAAGGTGAAATTCCTTCCCGAAAGGGTTATCCTGGATATTTGTACAGTGAGCTTGCAACTCTTTACGAGCGTGCGGGAATCGTCCGTGGCGGCACCGGTTCTGTAACCCAGATCCCAATCCTGACCATGCCAAACGACGACATCACACACCCGATCCCAGACCTTACCGGATATATCACAGAAGGCCAGATCGTACTGGACCGCCAGCTTCACGGTCAGGCGATCTATCCGCCGATCAATGTTCTGCCATCTCTGTCCCGTCTGATGAAGGACGGTATCGGTGAAGGCTTCACACGTGCCGATCATCAGGATGTTGCCAACCAGCTCTTCTCCTGCTACGCAAAGGTAGGCGACGCAAGAGCTCTGGCATCCGTTATCGGTGAGGATGAGCTTTCTCCGCTGGATAAGCAATACCTTGTATTCGGAAAAGCCTTCGAGGCAGAGTTTGTAGGACAGTCAGAAACAGAGAATCGAAGCATCATCGAAACTCTGGATAAGGGCTGGGAGCTTCTTGGTCTTCTTCCAAGAGAAGAGCTCGACCGTATCGATACCAAAGTTCTGGATCAGTATTACAGAGAAACCGTCCGTTAGTGAGGTGATTTTATGGATCCGAATACCTTTCCTACCAAGGGAAATCTTATACTTGCAAAAAACTCTCTGGCTCTTTCCAAACAGGGCTATGAGCTTATGGACAAAAAGCGTAATATCCTGATCCGTGAAATGATGGAGCTGATTGATCAGGCAAAAGACATCCAGTCCCAGATTGATGAGACCTTCCGTACCGCTTACGCGGCTCTTCAGAAGGCAAATATGGAAATTGGAATCGCTTTCGTAGACCAGATTTCTCATACCGTTCCTGTGGAAGATTCCATCCGGATCAAAACCAGAAGCGTTATGGGAACCGAGATCCCTCTTGTGGAATATGACAAAAAAGCAGGCAACACGCCGACCTACGCCTACTACAGCACCAAGCTGTCCCTGGACGAGGCCAAGGCAGCCTTCGAGCGTGTAAAGGAGCTGTCCATCCAGCTCTCCATGATCGAAAACGCCGCCATCCGTCTTGCTACCAACATCAAGAAAACCCAGAAGCGTGCCAATGCGCTGAAAAACATCACCATCCCCAGATATGAAACCCTCACCAGAGATATCACTAATGCTCTGGAGGAAAAAGAGCGCGAAGAGTTTACACGTCTGAAGGTGATCAAGCGTATGAAACAAAACAGTTAAAAAAATCCTCCGCAGATCTTTCCGGTTCTGCGGAGGATTTTTGGGTTATCCACACTTATCCACATCTGAAAATAACTTTTCAACACCTTGCAGTGACCGTTTTAACTGGGCACTGTTCTTTTTTATCCTCATTTCCATACATCCGATAATCCCCCTTTTAAATAGATTAGTTTTTCAAGAATTTACTCACTATTATCTGATTATTTGTTTTTATTCTTTTATATTATGTCTTTTTTGCAATAAATTTTATGATATTTAGAATTTAAAAATGTCAATAGTTTTAAGAACTTTTTTCCCACTTTTTACAATTTTATCATTTTACACAAAACATATGTTTAAATTTATTTATGTAAATCAGCTCATCCACATGGTTATCCTTGTGGATAATGTGGATAAATTTGTGCATAACTTGATTATTAGCGGATTTGCGGATTTTTGTCATGTGGAAAACTTTTTGGAAAGTTTTTCACTTATCCACCATAGTTCGACAGGTTTTGTGCATATTGCCAGAACGACCTTTTCAAGGCTGATATTGCCCGTATCCGCACGCACCTGCCTAACGTTGCCAATCCTCTCCGATGTTTATATCAAGCCTTTCTTTTTGCAGCTTTTTATGGTGTTTCTCCTGCGTGCAGTCTTGACATCAGCACTGTTTTTTTGTTAAGGTGAAAACGCTAAAACAACGTGTGGATTTTTCAGTTCCGACTTTTTTCGCCACACAATCTGCCTTCACCAGTAAGACAGATTGTGTGGCTTTTATTATGCACAAAAAGCACACCTTTTTTCCCATGATCTACATTGTGAATTCTGATATAAAGGAGGATTTTTCATGAACGACACATTTATGAAGGAGAAGCCTGTCGGCCCGCTGCTGGCGTCCATGGCGCTGCCTATGGTCTTTTCCATGCTTGTAAACTCACTATACAACATTGTGGACAGCTTCTTCGTGGCACAGATCAGCGAGCAGGCCATGACCGCCCTGTCCCTTGTCTATCCGGTCCAGAACATGATCAACGCCGTTGCCATCGGCTTCGGGATCGGAATCAACGCCAGAGTTTCCTATCACCTTGGCGCAGGGGACAAAAAAATGGCAGACACCGCCGCAACCCACGGATTTTTTCTGTCTGTGATCCATGGAATCCTGATGACTGTGATCAGCATCGCTGTTATGCCCGTATTCCTTCAGATGTATACCCAGGATGAAACCGTGATCCGGATGGGGCTGGAGTATTCTACCATCGTTTTCATGTTTTCCACAGTAATTTCCATCAGCCTTTTCTTCGAAAAACTTTTCCAGGCTGTAGGACGGATGAAAGTATCTATGATCGCCCTGCTGGTGGGATGTACCAGCAACATCATCCTGGACCCGTTCCTGATCTGGGGAATCGGTTTTTTTCCGAAGTTGGGTATCCGGGGCGCAGCTCTGGCTACTGGCATCGGCCAGATGCTCACCATTGCGGTCTATATGGTCTTTTATATCCTGAAAACTATTCCTGTACATGTAACGCCCAAAGCCCTGAAAACAAGCAAAGAAACGGATCTGAGCCTGTATGCCATCGGTGTTCCAGCGATCCTGAACCTGGCACTGCCATCGTTCCTGATCTCTTTTCTGAACTCCGTGCTGGCCGCTTACTCAGACAGCTATGTGGTGATCCTTGGCATTTATTATAAATTGCAGACCTTCCTGTATCTCCCGGCCAACGGAATCATCCAGGGAATGCGCCCGCTGATCGGTTATAACTTCGGTGCCCGTGAAATGAAGCGTGTGAAAAAAATCTTCCGGCTGACCCTGGAGTCCAGCTGTGTGATCATGCTCTTTGGAACCGTTATCTGTCTCCTGGCATCCGGACAGCTTATGGGACTTTTCACAACTACCCCGGAAACCATTGCCGCAGGTTCCAGAGCACTGAAGAGCATCAGCGCCGGCTTCCTGATTTCCGCAGTATCCGTCACCACCTCCGGTGCCATGGAAGGCCTTGGAAAAGGTACCCAGTCCCTTGTTATTTCTCTTTTCCGCTACGTGGTCGTTATCATGCCCACCGCATATCTTCTGTCCCGTTTTATGGGTCCTGATGGCGTATGGAACGCATTCTGGATCACAGAAGTGTTTACTGCCATCGTTTCTGTCATGGTTTATCACAACACGTTGAAAAAAGCCTGAGAATGCAAATGCCCATCCCACCGACCTGCTTGCAGCCGCCTGCAGGTTTACGTCCCAAAAGCACAAAAAGCTTCGATCCACTCTCTGAGCACATCGCTCATCGATGAGAGTTGAATCGAAGCTTTCTTTTTTAACCAAATCCGGAAAATCCCATGAGTGATCGCTGATATCCGCCTGCTTCAAACGGATATCCATGATCTGCGTTCATTTAATTCGCGGAAATTTCCTCTGTATCTCTTACAGCAGCCCCTTCTCACGGATCAGCTTTAAAGCGCCTTCATCTGCCACTACCGTCACATCCGGGTGGAGCTGCAGGATAGATGCCGGCACGTTGGGCGTGATCGGTCCGTAGAGAGATTTGTAAAGGGCATCTGCCTTTGCCTCTCCGGTAGCGACCAGAAGGATCTTCTTTGCAGCCATGATGTTTTTGATACCCATGGTATACGCCTGCTTCGGCACATCATCCATAGTTTCAAAGAATCTTGCATTTGCCTTGATGGTGCTCTCTGTAAGGTCTACGCAGTGAGTCTCCTTTTCAAAAGCTGCTCCTGGCTCATTGAATCCGATATGACCGTTTCCGCCGATTCCAAGCAGCTGCATGTCGATACCGCCTACGCTGCGGATAATCTCATTGTAATCCGCACAGGCTTTCTCACTGTCCTCTTCCAGTCCGTTTGGCACATAGGTTCTTGTCTTATCGATATTTACATGATCAAACAGATTTGTGTTCATAAAATAGCGATAGCTCTGATCGTTATCTCCGGAAAGTCCTTTGTATTCATCAAGATTTACGGATGTGATCTGTGAAAAGTCCAGATCTCCTTTTTTATACCACTCGATCAGCTGCTTGTACATTCCCACCGGTGTGGAGCCTGTAGCAAGTCCGAGAACAGCATTTGGCTTCATGATGATCTGTGCAGACATGATGTTTGCCGCTTTTCTGCTTACGTCATAGTAATCTTTTCCTGTATAAATGATCATAATCTTTTCCCTTCTCCTTATGGTAAAAAAGAACAACCGGATAACTGAGATTCGCATATCTCCTGCTTTTCCTGTTGTTCTTTTTTTATTATTGATTAGTTTTTTACTCAGCCATCTCTACTTCGAGAACATAGTCTACCGGGTCAGGAAGTACCGGGTCAGGTCCCAGATCAACGAATGCGATATCCGGGTAATCGCTGTGCATCCATGCATTGGAGATCGGCACCTCATGTCCGTCATCCAGTGCACGCACCTTCACGATCTTATCCTTATCAAATCCCAGAAGCGGAAGTGGTCCCAGTGTATTCTCATAAATATGCACATAGTATTTGTTTCCGTTTCTGGTGATACGTCCGTAATCCGGCTTCGGAATGTTTTCAGCCGGTACACAGCCGTAGATACTGTCATGATTCTTATCCATCCAGCGGCCGATCTCAGCCAGGATCGCAGAAGATTCCTTCGGGAATTTACCTTTTGCATCCGGTCCTACGTTCAGGATCATATTTCCGCCCTTGGAAACACACTCTACCAGCTTCTTGATCAGCATGGAAGCCGGTTTGTAATAATGGTCGTTTGCACAGTATCCCCAGTTGTTGTTCATGGTGAAGCATGCTTCCCAGACCATCGGGTTGCCTTCCTTATCACAGATTCCTTCCGGCGGGATGATCTGCTCAGGGCTTACGAAATCGCCATGGTACGGTGTCGGATCACACTCATACAGGGATCCTCTTCCCTCTCCACTGGCTTCCAGACGGTTATCGATGATAACCTGCGGCTGTAAGCTGCGCACCATGTTGATCAGCTTGGTTGCGCCCCATTTTTCCCCTCTCATATCGTCGTAGGAGAAATCAAACCAGATGATATCGATCTGTCCGTAGTTTGTACAGATCTCTTCTACCTGATTATACAGATATTCTGTATAACGTGAGAAATCACGGTTCTCATTTCCGCACTCTTTGTGGTTTCTCATCGGATGGATACGGTCTCCGTAATGCGGATAATCCGGATGATGCCAGTCAAGCAGTGTGAAATAGATTCCAACCTTAAGGCCTTCCTCACGAAGTGCCTCTACATACTCCTTGATCAGGTCTCTTCCTGCCGGTGTGTTTGTTACCTTGTAGTCTGTGTATTTGCTGTCAAAGAGGCAGAATCCGTCGTGATGTTTTGCTGTCAGGACTACATATTTCATACCTGCAGCCTTGGCCTCTTTTGCCCACTGCTTCGGGTTGTAGTCTCTTGCATCAAACTCTTTCATAAACGGAAGATATTCTTCCTCAGGTATTTCCTCTACACTTCGTACCCACTCGCCTCTTGCAGGGATAGAATATAATCCCCAGTGGATAAACATTCCAAAGCGGGCATCCTGGTACCACTCCATACGTTTTTCATATTCTTTTCTGTCAAACTGATACATGATTTTTTCCTCCTGTTTAGATTAAAAGCATCAGCCTTTGATAGCTCCGGAAAGCATACCTTTTTCAATCTGTTTATGGAACACGATGTAAATGATAATCATCGGAATTACAGACATTACTACATATGCAAACTGGCTTCCGATCTCCTGTGTATGCGCGGAAGAGAAGTTCAGCATCGCACGTGAAACTGTGAAATATTTGGTATCTGTCATCAGGATCATGGAGAATACAAGTTCACTGTATCCATAGATGAATACGAAGATCGCCTCTGTTGCGATGATCGGCTTGCAGACAGGGAAAAGGATCTTCCACAGCAGCTGCCAGTTGTTACATCCATCAATGATCGCCGCCTCATCCAGGTTCCTGGAGATTCCATCCATGAATCCTGTATAAAGGAATATCGCCTGGGACATGCCAAACGCAACATAGATCAGGATCAGGAAGAACAGGTTGTTCTTTGCATTTAATGCTGTTGCAATGTTGTTGATCGGGATCAGTGTACAGTGAACCGGAACCATTACTCCGATCATAAAGAATACATATACCCATTTCAGGAATTTGTAATCTTTTCTTGATAAGATGTATGCTGCCATCATTCCGACTACAGTATTAAATACAGTTGTCAGAGTTGCTACAACCAGGGAGTTCTTGATGGTATTCAATGCATCCGCTGTTTTGTTTGCGCTGATATAGTTCTGGAACATAAGCTTCTTAGGTAAGCTCAGCAGGTTCAGGTAGATCTCTGAGTTTGTTTTGAAGGAAGCCATTACGGTCACTACTACCGGAAACAGTGTAACAACTGTCCACAGGATCGCGATAACGTACAGTGCTATCTTTCCTCCGTGCATTTTCTGTTTATTAGCTGTTTTTTCCATATTGTCTCTTCTCCTTCCGCCTACATTGCAAGATCTTTATCTTCACGGAACAAATGATTAGTTATAAGACTCAGTGCAACACCCAGTACTAACAGAATAACGCCGTATGCACTGCTTCGTCCAAACAGCTTATAGGAGAATCCCTGTGTATAAAGCATGATTGAAGGTGTGGAGCTGATATCGTTCGGGCCTCCTCTTGTCATCGCCCAGATAATATCGAATACTTTCAGACATCCTGTGATACACAAAATAGAGAATACCTTGAAGGAGTTTTTCATCAGAGGCAGGGTAATGTAACGAACTCTCTGCCATCCGGTAGCTCCATCCAGTGCTGCTGCCTCATTTAACTCATCCGGGATCGCCACCAGACCCGCTGCAAATATCAGCATGTTATATCCGGCATACATCCACTCATTTACCAGGATAACGATCCAAACGTTTACAGTCTTTATCGTCAGCACATCAGGGATCGTACCATGAAGGCCGAAAATATTTTCAATGGTATTAAAGATACCAAAGTTCGGATTTAACATAAATGTCCACATCAGGGCTACTGCTGTTGTTCCTAACATATTCGGAAGGAAGTAACAGGTTCTGAAGAATCCGGTTCCCTTGATCTTTGCAGTTACCAGCATTGCGAGACCAAATGAAAGTGGCATCAGGATAACGAAACCACCGATCATAAAGTACACGCTGTTGAGCATTGCATTCCAGAACAGCTTATCTGAAAAGATCTTCTGATAGTTCTCAAGTCCTACCCACTGCTTTGCTGCACCAAACATACCGTTCCATTTGCGGAATGATAAGCCTACGGTGTCAAAAACAGGGTAGATAACAAAAATAACAGTTATTAAAATTGCCGGAAGAAGGAACGCTAAAGAAAGCGTAAGATCTTTTTTGTCCAGCTTCTGTTTTACCTTTGGTACAGATTTACCTGCCATATGTATACCTCCGTAATAAACAAGGGGAAGCAGATGATGCTTCCCCCTGTTTCTCTTATCCACACATCATGCGTTCAGTCAAAATTCTCTTTATTCGTAAGCAGACATTTTGTCAACGATATCGTCTCCAACTTCCTGTGCACTTGCGCCTGTCGCTAATGCCTGAAGAGAATTACGGATTGTGTCCATAGCTGCTGTGTTGCTGTCATATGTAGGAATCTCAAGTTTAGACTCTGTATTCTCAGCCATGATCGCATTTACATCGTCAAGCAGATAGTTACCTGTATCGATTGTAACCTTCTCAGCATATGTTGTCGGGCTGGATTTGCACATTTCGTTGATGGAATCTACACTTGTAAGGTATTTGATGAATTTAACAGTTGCTGCGATTTCCTCATCACTCTTGTTTAATGTAGTGATGTAGTATGTATCAGAACCGCCACCCATCTCTACAGTCTTGTTTGCTTCGTCGATATAAGGAATTCTTGTAACACCGATCTTCTGAGCATCGAAGAGAGTTGTATCGGAGTCATTCTGGAAGTTACCGCAGTTCCATGTTCCGTCAACTGTGAATGCAGCTTTTCCTGCCTCGAACATATTTCTCTCTGTGTTGAAGTCTGTGCTGAGGATTCCGTCTCCCCAGTATCCTGCATCGATCATATCTTTCATCTTCTGATAGATTGCAACCATCTTCTCGCCGTTGTAAGCTTCTTTGTCGCTTGCAAGATCATCTGCGATGCTTGTTCCGTAAGCTTTCAGAGCAAGAGCACTCATCAGATGCTCGAAGTGATAGTTATCTTTGTCAGAGTAGTTGAATGGCTGGATTCCTGCATCTTTTAATTTCGCGCAGGCATCAACAAGATCATCCCAGGACTCCGGAACATCTACGCCAACCTGATCAAGGTAATCTTTGTTGTAGTAGAGGCAGAGCTGATAAGCGGACCACGGAATACCATAGGTTCCTTCAATGCCGTCAAACTGTGTTGTCTCCCATGCAAAATCCTGAACTCCCTCTTTCCATTCCGGATACTGCTCGAAGTATGGTGTCAGATCCAGTATATATCCTGCATCTACATACTCTCTTGTACGGCTTCCGCCATACTGAAGGAATGCGTTCGGTACATTACCGGAAGCAAAATCTGTTGTAAGCTTCTCTTCGTAATCAGACTCTGTAGAAATACTCTCATCTGTTACATGGATCTTTCCTTCGTTCTCTTTATTGAACTCTTCAAGTGCTTTGTAATACCATTTAGCCTGTCCGTCTGTGTCAGATCCGTTGTTAAATCTGAATGCTACACGAAGCTCAACGTTTTCAAAATCCATACTCTCTACGTCGTAGTTTGTGTCACCCTTTGCAAATACAGCGCTTCCTGTTACGCCTACTGTAGACATTGCTGTTACACCGGCGAGACACAGTGTTGCAACTTTTTTCATTCGTTTCTTCATGAATAAATCCTCCCTTAATATGATTTTATTTATATAGTTTACCCATTGATGCTCTTAAGTTAATCGATGATCGCCTCAAAGATCGGCTCCTCTTCCTCAAGCTCCAGGCATACACAGTAGTTCTTTGCTCCCTGAAGTTTCTCCGGAAGTTCAACCTCTACCATGGAGTTTCCTTCGCAGCACTTTAATGCGCGGCATGGAAGTTTCTCTCCTGTGCTTACCACATATGCACCTTTTAACTGGTTGCCGATGTTCAGCAGCTCTACACGATATCTCGGTGCAAGTACATGTACATAAAGTTTATGTGGTCTCTTGGTAAATTCAATGCTCGGAATCTCATACGGATAGATACCAACATTCTTGGTTCCGTAAATTGCTTCCGCATTCTCAGTCACGTATTTACCAACCTCATTCATAACCTCGACACAAGCTTCCGGAACAGTTCCGTCTGCCATTGGTCCTACGTTCAGCAGGTAATTTCCGCCTCTGCCGACGATCTTGAGAAGAAGGTTCAGGATATCATCCGGATTCTTCCAGTTTGTATCGTATTTATTGTAACCCCATGTGTCATTTACAGTTGCCGGTACTTCCCAGTCACCGTCGTATGGAAGACGTGGGATAAAGTTATCACCGGTGGTCATGTAATCGCCCTTCTGGTGTCCGATACGTCCGCTGATGATGCAGTCAGGCTTAATACCCTTAACCCAGTCTCTTAATTCCTGAGCCTCGTCTGCGGTCATTCCCATCGGAGTATCAAACCAGATCAGGGAAATATTATCGTAATTCTCAAGAAGCTCTTTTAACTGCGGCTTGCATTTCTCATCGAAGTATGTACGGAATTCCGGCTTCCACTCGTTCTTGTCTTCGTAATCCTTCTTATAGGCATTGTCATCATCCCAGTCCTGAGCCTGTGAATAATAGATACCCATAGTCATGTCATATTTCTTACAAGCATCGGAAA from Blautia sp. SC05B48 encodes:
- a CDS encoding V-type ATP synthase subunit A; the encoded protein is MSKTGIIYGVNGPVIYLKGDTGFKISEMVYVGPEKLVGEVIGLKKHMTTIQVFEETTGLKPGETVIGTGDAISVLLGPGIIHNIFDGIQRPLAEIAQASGKYISRGVSVDSLDTEKKWETHITVKEGDVIGAGTVIAETQETASILHKSMVPPTITHGTVIHAVPDGAYTVLEPIVTVRLDDGTEKKLALAQKWPIRVPRPTYKRFPASVPLLTGQRILDTLFPIAKGGTAAVPGGFGTGKTMTQHQIAKWSDADIIIYIGCGERGNEMTQVLEDFSKLIDPKSGNLMMDRTTLIANTSNMPVAAREASIYTGVTLAEYYRDMGYDVAIMADSTSRWAEALRELSGRLEEMPAEEGFPAYLASKLSAFYERAGMMQNLNGTEGSVSIIGAVSPQGGDFSEPVTQNTKRFVRCFWGLDKALAYARHFPAIQWLTSYSEYLEDLTPWYREHVSPKFVYDRNQIMAILNQESSLMEIVKLIGSDVLPDDQKLTLEIARVIRLGFLQQNAFHQEDTSVPMEKQFLMMETILYLYEKCRALVNRGMPVSVLKEDKIFERIIAIKYEVPNKEPERFDEYHKDIDRFYDNVLERNG
- a CDS encoding V-type ATP synthase subunit B; protein product: MAIEYLGLSEINGPLVVLEGVKNASYEEIVEFHMEDGTQKIGRIVEIYEDKAVIQVFEGTDNMSLGNTHTRLTGHPMEIGLSPEILGRTFNGIGQPIDGLGEITPEVSLNINGLPLNPVTREYPRNYINTGISAIDGLTTLIRGQKLPIFSGNGLPHDKLAAQIVQQASLGADSDEKFAIVFAAMGVKYDVAEFFRRTFEESGASDHVVMFLNLANDPVVERLLTPKIALTAAEYLAFEKGMHILVILTDITSFCEAMREVSSSKGEIPSRKGYPGYLYSELATLYERAGIVRGGTGSVTQIPILTMPNDDITHPIPDLTGYITEGQIVLDRQLHGQAIYPPINVLPSLSRLMKDGIGEGFTRADHQDVANQLFSCYAKVGDARALASVIGEDELSPLDKQYLVFGKAFEAEFVGQSETENRSIIETLDKGWELLGLLPREELDRIDTKVLDQYYRETVR
- a CDS encoding V-type ATP synthase subunit D; protein product: MDPNTFPTKGNLILAKNSLALSKQGYELMDKKRNILIREMMELIDQAKDIQSQIDETFRTAYAALQKANMEIGIAFVDQISHTVPVEDSIRIKTRSVMGTEIPLVEYDKKAGNTPTYAYYSTKLSLDEAKAAFERVKELSIQLSMIENAAIRLATNIKKTQKRANALKNITIPRYETLTRDITNALEEKEREEFTRLKVIKRMKQNS
- a CDS encoding MATE family efflux transporter; amino-acid sequence: MNDTFMKEKPVGPLLASMALPMVFSMLVNSLYNIVDSFFVAQISEQAMTALSLVYPVQNMINAVAIGFGIGINARVSYHLGAGDKKMADTAATHGFFLSVIHGILMTVISIAVMPVFLQMYTQDETVIRMGLEYSTIVFMFSTVISISLFFEKLFQAVGRMKVSMIALLVGCTSNIILDPFLIWGIGFFPKLGIRGAALATGIGQMLTIAVYMVFYILKTIPVHVTPKALKTSKETDLSLYAIGVPAILNLALPSFLISFLNSVLAAYSDSYVVILGIYYKLQTFLYLPANGIIQGMRPLIGYNFGAREMKRVKKIFRLTLESSCVIMLFGTVICLLASGQLMGLFTTTPETIAAGSRALKSISAGFLISAVSVTTSGAMEGLGKGTQSLVISLFRYVVVIMPTAYLLSRFMGPDGVWNAFWITEVFTAIVSVMVYHNTLKKA
- the nagB gene encoding glucosamine-6-phosphate deaminase, yielding MIIYTGKDYYDVSRKAANIMSAQIIMKPNAVLGLATGSTPVGMYKQLIEWYKKGDLDFSQITSVNLDEYKGLSGDNDQSYRYFMNTNLFDHVNIDKTRTYVPNGLEEDSEKACADYNEIIRSVGGIDMQLLGIGGNGHIGFNEPGAAFEKETHCVDLTESTIKANARFFETMDDVPKQAYTMGIKNIMAAKKILLVATGEAKADALYKSLYGPITPNVPASILQLHPDVTVVADEGALKLIREKGLL
- a CDS encoding alpha-L-fucosidase, with the translated sequence MYQFDRKEYEKRMEWYQDARFGMFIHWGLYSIPARGEWVRSVEEIPEEEYLPFMKEFDARDYNPKQWAKEAKAAGMKYVVLTAKHHDGFCLFDSKYTDYKVTNTPAGRDLIKEYVEALREEGLKVGIYFTLLDWHHPDYPHYGDRIHPMRNHKECGNENRDFSRYTEYLYNQVEEICTNYGQIDIIWFDFSYDDMRGEKWGATKLINMVRSLQPQVIIDNRLEASGEGRGSLYECDPTPYHGDFVSPEQIIPPEGICDKEGNPMVWEACFTMNNNWGYCANDHYYKPASMLIKKLVECVSKGGNMILNVGPDAKGKFPKESSAILAEIGRWMDKNHDSIYGCVPAENIPKPDYGRITRNGNKYYVHIYENTLGPLPLLGFDKDKIVKVRALDDGHEVPISNAWMHSDYPDIAFVDLGPDPVLPDPVDYVLEVEMAE
- a CDS encoding carbohydrate ABC transporter permease — protein: MEKTANKQKMHGGKIALYVIAILWTVVTLFPVVVTVMASFKTNSEIYLNLLSLPKKLMFQNYISANKTADALNTIKNSLVVATLTTVFNTVVGMMAAYILSRKDYKFLKWVYVFFMIGVMVPVHCTLIPINNIATALNAKNNLFFLILIYVAFGMSQAIFLYTGFMDGISRNLDEAAIIDGCNNWQLLWKILFPVCKPIIATEAIFVFIYGYSELVFSMILMTDTKYFTVSRAMLNFSSAHTQEIGSQFAYVVMSVIPMIIIYIVFHKQIEKGMLSGAIKG
- a CDS encoding carbohydrate ABC transporter permease, giving the protein MAGKSVPKVKQKLDKKDLTLSLAFLLPAILITVIFVIYPVFDTVGLSFRKWNGMFGAAKQWVGLENYQKIFSDKLFWNAMLNSVYFMIGGFVILMPLSFGLAMLVTAKIKGTGFFRTCYFLPNMLGTTAVALMWTFMLNPNFGIFNTIENIFGLHGTIPDVLTIKTVNVWIVILVNEWMYAGYNMLIFAAGLVAIPDELNEAAALDGATGWQRVRYITLPLMKNSFKVFSILCITGCLKVFDIIWAMTRGGPNDISSTPSIMLYTQGFSYKLFGRSSAYGVILLVLGVALSLITNHLFREDKDLAM
- a CDS encoding ABC transporter substrate-binding protein — its product is MKKRMKKVATLCLAGVTAMSTVGVTGSAVFAKGDTNYDVESMDFENVELRVAFRFNNGSDTDGQAKWYYKALEEFNKENEGKIHVTDESISTESDYEEKLTTDFASGNVPNAFLQYGGSRTREYVDAGYILDLTPYFEQYPEWKEGVQDFAWETTQFDGIEGTYGIPWSAYQLCLYYNKDYLDQVGVDVPESWDDLVDACAKLKDAGIQPFNYSDKDNYHFEHLMSALALKAYGTSIADDLASDKEAYNGEKMVAIYQKMKDMIDAGYWGDGILSTDFNTERNMFEAGKAAFTVDGTWNCGNFQNDSDTTLFDAQKIGVTRIPYIDEANKTVEMGGGSDTYYITTLNKSDEEIAATVKFIKYLTSVDSINEMCKSSPTTYAEKVTIDTGNYLLDDVNAIMAENTESKLEIPTYDSNTAAMDTIRNSLQALATGASAQEVGDDIVDKMSAYE